The proteins below come from a single Halobacillus salinarum genomic window:
- a CDS encoding demethylmenaquinone methyltransferase gives MQQQTKEERVHHVFENIYNRYDKMNSIISFQQHRLWRKDVMKRMDVSSGDHTLDICCGTGDWTIAQAEAVGTDGKAVGLDFSINMLSVAVKKKMAMQLKQVEFEHGNAMHLPYENDQFDYATIGFGLRNVPDYLQVLKEMQRVVKPGGKVVCLETSQPTNQFFKPIYYFYFKNIMPFFGRIFARSYKEYSWLHESAKDFPGKEQLACLFKEAGLTNIQVKSYSGGAAAMHMGEKQYVEDE, from the coding sequence ATGCAGCAGCAAACTAAGGAAGAGCGTGTCCACCACGTCTTTGAAAATATTTATAATCGCTATGACAAAATGAATTCTATTATTTCCTTTCAACAGCACCGTTTGTGGAGAAAAGATGTAATGAAACGTATGGATGTGTCGAGCGGTGACCATACTTTAGACATCTGCTGCGGTACGGGGGACTGGACGATTGCCCAGGCTGAAGCAGTGGGGACGGACGGTAAGGCGGTTGGTTTAGATTTTAGTATTAATATGCTGTCAGTGGCTGTAAAGAAAAAAATGGCCATGCAATTAAAACAAGTAGAATTTGAGCATGGCAATGCCATGCACCTGCCTTACGAAAACGATCAATTCGATTATGCAACAATAGGTTTTGGATTAAGAAACGTTCCGGACTATCTCCAAGTATTGAAAGAAATGCAGAGAGTAGTAAAACCCGGAGGTAAAGTGGTATGTCTGGAAACGTCCCAGCCGACGAATCAATTCTTTAAACCTATCTACTATTTCTACTTTAAGAACATCATGCCTTTTTTTGGACGGATCTTTGCACGGAGTTACAAAGAGTACAGCTGGCTCCATGAATCCGCAAAGGATTTTCCAGGGAAAGAACAGCTTGCCTGTCTATTTAAGGAAGCTGGGTTAACAAACATACAAGTTAAATCCTATTCTGGTGGTGCGGCTGCCATGCATATGGGTGAAAAGCAATACGTTGAGGATGAATGA
- a CDS encoding HU family DNA-binding protein, producing the protein MNKTDLINAVSEKADLSKKDATQAVDSVFESIMGSLKDGEKVQLIGFGNFEVRERAARKGRNPQTGEEIEISASKVPAFKPGKALKDAVK; encoded by the coding sequence ATGAACAAAACAGATCTAATCAATGCTGTATCTGAGAAAGCGGATCTTTCTAAAAAGGACGCGACTCAGGCTGTCGATTCTGTATTCGAATCTATCATGGGTTCACTTAAAGATGGTGAGAAAGTACAATTGATTGGTTTTGGAAACTTTGAAGTTCGCGAACGTGCGGCACGTAAAGGCCGTAACCCGCAAACTGGAGAAGAAATCGAAATCTCTGCAAGTAAAGTTCCAGCTTTCAAACCAGGTAAAGCCCTTAAAGACGCTGTAAAATAA
- the mtrB gene encoding trp RNA-binding attenuation protein MtrB, which produces MTIPNNDFFVIKALEDGVNVIGLTRGTDTRFHHSEKLDKGEVMIAQFTEHTSAVKVRGKAVIQTSHGEITNEAE; this is translated from the coding sequence ATGACGATACCCAATAATGATTTTTTCGTAATCAAAGCGCTTGAGGATGGAGTGAATGTAATCGGACTCACACGGGGGACTGACACGCGTTTTCACCACTCTGAGAAGCTTGATAAAGGAGAAGTGATGATCGCCCAGTTTACCGAGCATACTTCGGCTGTGAAGGTAAGGGGAAAGGCGGTCATTCAAACGAGCCACGGAGAAATAACGAACGAAGCAGAGTAA
- a CDS encoding heptaprenyl diphosphate synthase component 1: MIKLTPSDTDLKQLKQKIAAHVRHPFLARFIPEPAIDEDKLAILASIMDHTTLSNVKKEQYIVTTMLVQIALDTHDLVTLSDVEDDRETVRNRQLTVLAGDYYSGLYYYLLSKLDDIPMIHTLAGAIKEINELKMELYYKDVHSFQEFLNSLKKIESLLIQRVASYVQRTTINDMAGEWLLAKKLIDEKRSYLEGRISPILEVLFRHPSSLDNSSQVLIHLEKMLQKHIYHLENTVSQLPIHFNWLKSYIHSAIHHKFYDRHIAEEG; the protein is encoded by the coding sequence GTGATCAAGTTGACTCCATCAGATACAGATCTCAAACAACTAAAACAAAAAATAGCGGCCCACGTTCGCCATCCTTTTTTGGCAAGATTTATACCAGAGCCGGCCATCGACGAAGATAAGCTTGCCATCCTGGCGTCGATTATGGATCATACGACTCTGAGTAATGTTAAAAAGGAGCAGTATATCGTTACAACTATGCTTGTGCAGATCGCTTTGGATACACACGACCTCGTGACGCTGTCAGATGTAGAGGACGATCGTGAAACGGTAAGAAACAGGCAGTTAACCGTCCTGGCCGGCGATTACTATAGCGGGCTCTATTATTATTTATTGTCAAAACTTGATGATATTCCAATGATTCATACACTTGCTGGGGCTATTAAAGAAATCAATGAATTGAAAATGGAGCTTTATTACAAAGATGTGCACTCGTTCCAGGAATTCTTGAATTCATTAAAGAAAATAGAATCGTTGTTAATTCAACGTGTTGCCTCTTATGTTCAGAGAACTACAATCAATGATATGGCCGGAGAGTGGCTGCTGGCCAAGAAGCTCATCGATGAAAAGAGGAGCTATTTAGAAGGTCGGATTTCCCCAATACTCGAAGTTCTTTTCAGGCATCCTTCGTCTTTGGATAACAGCAGCCAGGTGTTGATTCATTTGGAAAAAATGCTGCAAAAGCATATCTACCACTTGGAAAACACCGTTTCACAGCTTCCGATTCATTTTAATTGGCTTAAATCGTATATTCATTCGGCGATTCACCATAAGTTTTATGACAGACATATCGCAGAGGAAGGTTAA